Proteins co-encoded in one Arachis hypogaea cultivar Tifrunner chromosome 13, arahy.Tifrunner.gnm2.J5K5, whole genome shotgun sequence genomic window:
- the LOC112736934 gene encoding GATA transcription factor 5, which translates to MEVVVAKALKPSLRGELIFQPPLALGDEFLCFNAVNNGGAVGEDFSVDDLLDFSEFQHGSVGKGIDVSEEEEDEEDEEKDSTSGSSSQDRTENDTNSNSSNAAVDSDSIFAGELSVPDDDLADLEWVSHFVDDSIPELSLLYPVRSEQTRARAQPEPKPGSAVTSLPHGVPVKPRTTRTRKPNGRLLWSFGNLFSPPSSPSSCSSSVLSSTAAPLVLHGEPPAKKQKRKPEEQACGLQFQRRCSHCQVQKTPQWRTGPMGPKTLCNACGVRYKSGRLFPEYRPACSPTFSGDIHSNSHRKVLEMRRRKEMSGPEPSPDRAFMLPSC; encoded by the exons ATGGAAGTTGTGGTGGCCAAAGCGTTGAAACCAAGCTTAAGGGGAGAGCTTATTTTCCAGCCACCACTTGCACTCGGCGACGAGTTTTTGTGCTTCAACGCCGTCAACAACGGCGGCGCCGTTGGCGAAGATTTCTCCGTCGACGACCTCCTTGACTTCTCCGAATTCCAACATGGTTCTGTAGGAAAAGGAATCGATGTctccgaagaagaagaagacgaagaagacgAAGAAAAAGACAGCACCTCGGGAAGTTCCTCACAGGACCGTACAGAAAACGACACCAACTCCAATTCCTCCAACGCCGCCGTAGACTCCGACTCCATTTTCGCCGGCGAATTGTCCGTTCCG GACGATGATTTGGCGGACCTGGAATGGGTTTCTCACTTTGTGGATGATTCAATACCGGAGCTCTCTCTCTTGTACCCTGTACGTTCTGAGCAAACAAGGGCCCGGGCTCAACCTGAACCTAAACCGGGCTCAGCTGTAACTTCTCTTCCCCATGGAGTCCCTGTCAAGCCCAGGACCACGAGGACAAGGAAGCCCAACGGCCGCTTATTGTGGTCCTTTGGCAACTTGTTCTCGCCTCCCTCTTCGCCGTCCTCGTGCTCCTCCTCTGTGCTTTCCTCGACGGCGGCGCCTCTCGTTTTGCATGGGGAGCCGCCGGCGAAGAAGCAGAAGAGAAAGCCCGAGGAGCAAGCCTGTGGGCTCCAGTTTCAGCGACGGTGCAGTCATTGCCAAGTTCAGAAAACGCCGCAGTGGAGAACAGGCCCTATGGGCCCCAAAACACTCTGCAACGCTTGCGGAGTCCGGTACAAGTCGGGCCGGCTTTTCCCGGAGTACAGGCCCGCATGCAGCCCGACGTTCTCAGGTGATATTCACTCAAATAGCCACCGTAAGGTGTTAGAGATGAGGCGTAGGAAGGAGATGTCTGGGCCGGAGCCCAGTCCAGACCGGGCCTTCATGCTTCCGAGCTGCTGA